In a single window of the Emys orbicularis isolate rEmyOrb1 chromosome 11, rEmyOrb1.hap1, whole genome shotgun sequence genome:
- the LOC135885718 gene encoding ubiquitin-conjugating enzyme E2 L3-like has protein sequence MAASRRLMKELEEIRKYGMKNFRNIQVDEANLLTWQGLIVPDNPPYDKGAFRIELNFPVEYPFKPPKITFKTKIYHPNIDEKGQVCLPVISAENWKPATKTDQVIQSLIALVNDPQPEHPLRADLAEEYSKDRKKFCKNAEEFTKKYGEKRPVD, from the coding sequence atggcagccagcaggaggctgatGAAGGAGCTTGAAGAAATCCGCAAATATGGAATGAAAAACTTCCGTAATATCCAGGTTGATGAAGCTAATTTATTGACTTGGCAAGGGCTTATTGTTCCTGACAATCCTCCATATGATAAGGGAGCCTTCAGAATCGAACTCAACTTTCCAGTAGAGTATCCATTCAAACCTCCTaagattacatttaaaacaaagatCTATCACCCTAACATCGATGAAAAGGGGCAGGTTTGTCTGCCAGTAATTAGTGCTGAAAACTGGAAGCCAGCAACCAAAACTGACCAAGTAATCCAGTCCCTCATAGCACTGGTGAATGACCCACAGCCCGAGCACCCCCTTCGGGCTGACCTAGCTGAAGAATACTCTAAGGACCGTAAAAAATTCTGTAAGAACGCTGAAGAGTTTACAAAGAAATATGGTGAAAAGCGACCAGTGGACTAA